One window of Dyadobacter sandarakinus genomic DNA carries:
- the kdpB gene encoding potassium-transporting ATPase subunit KdpB — protein MKNQNASLFQRELVNEALKQSFIKLNPRILFRNPVMFTVEIGTFVMLAVCVWILAGDTTQGSFAYNFVVFLILLLTLLFANFAEAIAEARGKAQADSLRKTREETPAKRVIENKPGFSVATQQVMSAGMKKGDIFICEAGDNIPTDGEIIEGLATIDESAITGESAPVIREAGGDKSSVTGGTRVLSDKIKVMVTTAPGESFLDKMIALVEGASRQKTPNEIALTILLAGFTLVFVIVCVTLKPFADFANTPITIAAFISLFVCLIPTTIGGLLSAIGIAGMDRALRANVITKSGKAVETAGDIDVLLLDKTGTITIGNRKATHFHAARGITDNHFIKAAVLSSVADETPEGKSILELANATPATYQVADPTFIRFTAETRSSGIDFEGTRIRKGAFDSIRNLVIQAGNHFPPETEEQVKTISSNGGTPLVVSENERVLGVVELQDIIKPGISERFERLRKMGVKTVMVTGDNPLTARFIAEKAGVDDFIAEARPEDKMNYIRKEQEGGKLVAMMGDGTNDAPALAQADVGVAMNSGTQAAKEAGNMVDLDNDPTKLIEIVEIGKQLLMTRGTLTTFSIANDVAKYFAIIPALFIASIPALQGLNIMRLSTPESAILSAVIFNAIIIPFLIPLALKGVAYKPIGASALLRRNLLIYGLGGVLIPFAGIKVIDLLVSIWI, from the coding sequence ATGAAAAATCAAAATGCATCCTTGTTCCAAAGGGAGCTGGTGAATGAAGCCCTGAAACAATCGTTCATCAAACTCAATCCCAGGATCCTGTTTCGTAACCCGGTCATGTTCACTGTCGAAATCGGCACGTTCGTGATGCTGGCAGTGTGTGTGTGGATCCTGGCTGGTGATACCACACAGGGCAGTTTTGCTTACAACTTTGTTGTCTTCCTGATCCTGTTGCTTACATTACTGTTTGCCAACTTCGCCGAAGCCATCGCTGAGGCAAGAGGAAAAGCCCAGGCCGACAGCCTGCGCAAAACGCGCGAGGAAACACCCGCAAAACGGGTCATCGAAAACAAGCCGGGCTTTTCCGTGGCAACTCAGCAGGTAATGTCGGCGGGGATGAAAAAAGGCGATATCTTCATCTGCGAAGCGGGCGACAACATCCCTACCGACGGGGAGATCATCGAAGGACTGGCCACCATTGATGAGAGTGCCATCACAGGCGAGTCGGCACCCGTAATCCGTGAGGCAGGAGGTGATAAAAGCAGCGTAACCGGCGGCACCAGGGTATTATCGGACAAGATCAAGGTGATGGTCACGACCGCTCCCGGTGAAAGTTTTCTCGACAAAATGATCGCGCTGGTAGAAGGTGCAAGCCGGCAGAAAACGCCCAACGAAATTGCCCTCACGATTCTGCTGGCAGGATTTACGCTCGTATTTGTGATTGTCTGCGTGACATTAAAGCCTTTTGCCGATTTCGCCAATACGCCCATCACCATCGCTGCATTTATCTCGCTTTTTGTTTGTCTTATCCCTACGACCATCGGAGGTTTGCTCTCGGCCATCGGGATAGCCGGTATGGACCGTGCGCTTCGTGCCAATGTGATTACCAAATCGGGCAAAGCCGTGGAAACTGCCGGGGATATCGACGTGCTGCTGCTGGATAAAACGGGTACGATCACCATTGGAAACCGGAAAGCAACGCATTTTCATGCCGCCAGAGGAATAACCGACAATCACTTTATCAAAGCAGCGGTCCTGAGCTCGGTAGCGGACGAGACGCCCGAAGGAAAGTCTATCCTTGAACTGGCCAATGCCACACCGGCTACCTACCAGGTAGCCGACCCCACCTTCATCCGTTTCACGGCCGAAACCCGCAGCTCGGGCATCGACTTTGAAGGAACACGTATCCGTAAAGGAGCCTTCGACTCGATCAGGAACCTGGTGATCCAGGCCGGCAACCACTTCCCGCCGGAGACGGAGGAACAGGTAAAAACGATTTCGAGCAATGGAGGCACCCCGCTCGTGGTTTCCGAAAACGAGCGCGTACTGGGTGTGGTAGAGTTGCAGGATATCATCAAACCCGGCATCAGCGAGCGATTCGAGCGGCTCCGCAAGATGGGCGTCAAAACCGTGATGGTGACGGGAGACAATCCACTGACTGCCAGATTCATCGCAGAAAAAGCTGGCGTGGACGACTTCATCGCCGAGGCCCGGCCCGAAGACAAGATGAACTACATCAGGAAAGAACAGGAAGGCGGCAAGCTCGTGGCCATGATGGGTGACGGTACCAATGATGCCCCTGCCCTCGCCCAGGCGGATGTGGGTGTGGCGATGAACAGCGGTACCCAGGCCGCCAAGGAAGCCGGCAACATGGTAGATCTCGACAACGATCCTACCAAGCTGATTGAGATCGTAGAAATCGGCAAGCAGCTGCTGATGACGCGGGGCACGCTCACGACCTTCTCCATTGCAAATGATGTTGCCAAATACTTCGCCATTATTCCGGCTTTGTTCATTGCAAGCATTCCTGCCTTGCAGGGCCTGAACATCATGCGGCTGAGCACCCCTGAAAGTGCGATCCTGTCGGCAGTGATCTTCAATGCAATCATCATTCCCTTCCTGATCCCGCTTGCACTGAAAGGCGTGGCCTACAAGCCCATCGGAGCCAGTGCCCTGCTGAGACGAAACCTGCTGATCTACGGTCTGGGAGGCGTGCTGATTCCCTTCGCGGGCATCAAGGTCATTGACCTGCTGGTGAGTATCTGGATTTAA
- a CDS encoding K(+)-transporting ATPase subunit C, producing MKTNIIPAIRLTIVTLVFFGVVYPALVWAVAQLAPNAGQGEVVITHGKKYYANIGQTFTEDRFFNGRPSAVGYNAAGSGGSNKGPSNPEYLAMVRARIDTFLVHNPGVTKKDIPVELVTASGSGLDPDISPEAARIQVNRIASVRKIPVEQIRQLIDANTEKPLFGLFGPAKVNVLSLNMALEN from the coding sequence ATGAAAACGAACATAATTCCCGCTATCCGGCTGACGATCGTGACCCTGGTGTTTTTCGGGGTGGTGTACCCGGCCCTGGTATGGGCAGTAGCCCAGCTCGCACCCAATGCCGGACAAGGCGAAGTGGTGATTACCCATGGTAAAAAGTATTATGCAAACATTGGCCAGACATTTACAGAAGACCGCTTTTTCAATGGTCGTCCATCGGCTGTGGGCTACAATGCAGCAGGTAGCGGCGGCAGCAACAAAGGTCCGTCCAACCCTGAGTACCTGGCGATGGTCCGGGCCCGCATCGACACTTTCCTGGTACATAATCCCGGTGTGACCAAAAAGGACATTCCCGTAGAGCTGGTGACGGCCAGCGGCAGCGGGCTCGACCCGGATATATCGCCGGAAGCCGCCCGGATCCAGGTCAACCGGATTGCATCCGTTCGTAAAATACCTGTTGAACAAATCAGGCAGCTCATCGATGCCAATACCGAAAAACCACTGTTCGGATTGTTCGGGCCGGCGAAAGTCAATGTACTCAGCCTGAACATGGCACTCGAAAACTAA
- a CDS encoding porin: MKRLLLSALGWAILQPASAQDSTDIKGTLTVSGYAEAYYNYDFNRPLNNTTPGFLYNFNRAGEVNLNLGFIKAGYTAGRLRGNLALAAGTYVNANYAAEPGVLKNVFEANVGVKVSRNANLWIDAGIMPSHIGFESAIGKDNWALTRSLSAENTPYYESGVKLGYTSKDDKLYLAAMYLNGWQRIQRVDGNSTPGFGTQVTYKPASSVTLNYSTFAGNDKPDSTRLMRYYHNIYGIFQLTEKLGLTAGFDYGMEQKHKGSSDYNNWLVPVLIARYTPAPKLHIALRGEYFQDKNGVIIGTGTANGFKTFGYSANVDYAVFPGVLCRVEARNLSSRDRIFTQRTDQDLSKNNFFLTTSLSVAF, translated from the coding sequence ATGAAGCGTTTATTACTGAGTGCGCTAGGATGGGCGATTTTGCAACCAGCCTCCGCACAGGATTCCACAGACATCAAAGGTACACTGACCGTAAGCGGGTATGCAGAGGCATATTACAATTACGATTTTAACAGGCCGCTCAACAACACCACACCTGGATTTCTGTACAACTTCAATCGTGCCGGGGAGGTCAACCTCAACCTGGGCTTTATCAAGGCAGGCTATACTGCGGGCCGGCTGAGGGGTAACCTCGCACTGGCCGCCGGTACCTACGTGAATGCCAATTACGCCGCTGAGCCGGGTGTGCTGAAAAATGTTTTTGAAGCCAATGTTGGTGTGAAAGTATCCCGCAATGCCAATCTATGGATCGATGCCGGGATCATGCCTTCGCACATCGGATTTGAAAGTGCGATAGGAAAAGACAACTGGGCACTGACCAGAAGTTTGTCAGCCGAAAATACCCCCTACTATGAATCGGGCGTGAAGCTGGGCTACACGTCCAAAGACGACAAGCTGTACCTCGCCGCCATGTACCTCAATGGCTGGCAGCGCATCCAGCGTGTTGACGGCAACAGTACGCCGGGCTTCGGTACGCAGGTGACCTACAAGCCTGCATCTTCAGTTACACTGAATTACAGCACGTTCGCGGGTAATGATAAACCGGACAGTACCCGGCTGATGCGCTACTACCATAATATCTACGGCATTTTCCAGCTCACAGAAAAGCTGGGGCTGACCGCGGGCTTCGATTATGGTATGGAGCAAAAACACAAAGGCAGCAGCGACTACAACAACTGGCTCGTGCCAGTACTGATCGCCCGGTACACGCCGGCCCCGAAGCTACATATCGCATTGCGCGGGGAGTACTTCCAGGATAAAAATGGTGTGATCATTGGCACCGGCACGGCAAACGGATTTAAAACGTTCGGCTACTCGGCCAATGTGGACTATGCGGTTTTTCCGGGTGTACTCTGTCGGGTTGAGGCCAGGAACCTGAGCAGCAGAGACCGCATTTTTACACAGCGGACAGATCAGGATCTAAGTAAAAACAACTTTTTCCTTACCACATCCCTGTCAGTGGCATTTTGA
- a CDS encoding sensor protein KdpD — translation MSETNPSAQHFLDLIKKSRRGKFKIYIGMSAGVGKTFRMLQEAHALLRSGIDVKIGYIETHNRKETHDLLDGLPVIPRRKLFYKGKELDELDVQAVISLRPEVVVIDELAHTNIEGSKNDKRWQDVLEILEAGINVISAVNIQHIESLNEEVKAITGVEVKERIPDSVLGTADEVVNIDLTADELITRLKEGKIYKQEKIQTALSNFFKPDHILQLRELALKEVASQVERKVESEIPRLVAPKREKFLACISSNENTARHVIRKTARLASYYNSKWIVLYVQTPGESQDKIALGKQRHLINNFKLATEMGAEIVRVQSTNVSEAIIRVAEQREITTICVGKPHITLIRVIMATNLFNNLLKKLSSSDIDLVILS, via the coding sequence ATGTCCGAGACCAACCCCAGCGCACAACATTTCCTCGACCTGATCAAAAAGTCACGCCGCGGCAAATTCAAGATATACATCGGCATGAGCGCCGGGGTTGGCAAGACATTCCGGATGCTGCAGGAGGCACACGCACTGCTCCGCAGCGGCATCGATGTCAAGATCGGGTACATTGAAACGCATAACCGGAAAGAAACCCACGACCTGCTCGACGGCCTGCCGGTAATCCCGCGCAGAAAACTTTTTTACAAAGGCAAAGAGCTCGACGAGCTCGACGTGCAGGCCGTGATCAGCCTTCGTCCGGAAGTGGTCGTGATCGACGAACTGGCACATACCAACATTGAAGGCAGTAAAAACGACAAGCGCTGGCAGGATGTGCTCGAAATCCTGGAAGCCGGGATCAACGTCATCAGCGCTGTCAATATCCAGCACATTGAAAGCCTGAACGAGGAAGTAAAAGCCATTACCGGCGTGGAGGTGAAAGAACGTATCCCCGACAGTGTGCTGGGCACCGCAGACGAGGTGGTCAACATTGACCTCACTGCCGACGAGCTGATTACCAGGCTCAAAGAGGGGAAAATTTATAAACAAGAAAAAATACAGACGGCGCTCAGCAACTTTTTCAAGCCAGACCATATCCTCCAACTCCGCGAGCTCGCGCTGAAAGAAGTGGCCAGCCAGGTGGAGCGGAAAGTAGAGTCCGAAATACCGCGCCTGGTAGCACCGAAACGCGAGAAATTCCTGGCCTGCATCAGCAGCAATGAAAATACCGCTCGGCATGTGATCCGGAAAACGGCACGGCTGGCGAGCTACTACAACAGCAAATGGATCGTGCTGTATGTGCAGACGCCGGGTGAAAGTCAGGACAAGATCGCGCTCGGCAAGCAGCGGCACCTGATTAACAATTTCAAGCTTGCCACGGAAATGGGCGCCGAGATCGTGCGGGTGCAGAGCACAAATGTGTCCGAAGCGATTATCAGGGTGGCCGAGCAGCGCGAGATCACGACCATCTGTGTAGGTAAGCCGCATATTACGTTGATACGGGTAATTATGGCGACCAACCTTTTCAATAATCTTTTGAAAAAACTATCTTCCTCGGACATTGACCTTGTGATTCTTTCATGA
- a CDS encoding sensor histidine kinase translates to MKIKTKLRLGLGLLFLMILTLSLIAARYVYVLKQDTENILQDNYKTLDYTRNMLLASDGLLSEVRARNMFEENLKLQQQNVTEPGEGAVTQKIASHLASLSLQKSNAGLPALIRSDLAELTRINMEAIHGKSDKALLTVRSAFVWIAVAGTICFLIALTLLVNLPGNIANPIRELTESIRAIAAKNYAERLHFQGRDEFGELASSFNSMAEKLEEYDNSNLSQVLFEKKRIDALINNMHEPVIGLDENKQILFANEEALRITGVAAADMLGKSASELAEQNDLIRVLIEEKNGQSGINASGSAASLKIYADNKESYFEKEIVDITIVPTGERVKKLIGQVILLKNITPFKELDFAKTNFIATVSHELKTPISSIKMSLQLLENQHTGLLNDEQAQLLTGIREDSDRLLKITGELLNMSQVETGNIQLNIQQSSPYEILRYAADAVKIPLEQKHISLVVQTDDELPHVKADMEKTAWVLINFLTNAVRYSQEESQIRIQVTDSGQTIRFSVQDEGKGIDSRYRTRIFDRYFQVPGSAKTGTGLGLAISKEFIEAQGGSIGVISEIGMGSTFYFELAKA, encoded by the coding sequence ATGAAAATCAAAACCAAACTGCGGCTTGGACTGGGGCTTCTTTTCCTGATGATCCTGACTTTGTCGCTGATCGCAGCACGGTATGTATATGTGCTGAAACAGGATACCGAAAATATTCTTCAGGACAATTACAAGACCCTCGACTATACCCGCAACATGCTGCTGGCATCCGACGGACTGCTCTCCGAGGTGCGCGCCAGGAACATGTTTGAAGAAAACCTGAAACTTCAGCAGCAAAATGTAACCGAACCCGGCGAAGGTGCGGTAACGCAGAAAATAGCCAGCCACCTTGCATCCCTGTCTCTGCAAAAAAGCAATGCAGGATTGCCCGCGCTGATCCGCAGCGACCTGGCCGAGCTTACCCGGATCAACATGGAGGCGATCCATGGCAAGAGCGACAAGGCGCTGCTCACGGTCAGGTCGGCTTTTGTGTGGATCGCTGTGGCCGGTACAATCTGTTTTCTCATTGCATTGACACTGCTGGTGAACCTGCCGGGTAACATTGCCAATCCGATCCGCGAGCTGACCGAAAGTATCCGCGCCATCGCTGCCAAAAACTATGCGGAGCGCCTGCATTTTCAGGGTCGTGATGAATTCGGCGAGCTGGCGAGTTCTTTTAATTCCATGGCCGAAAAGCTGGAAGAATACGACAACAGTAATCTCTCGCAGGTTCTTTTCGAAAAAAAGCGCATTGATGCTTTGATCAACAACATGCACGAGCCGGTGATCGGGCTGGATGAAAACAAGCAGATCCTTTTTGCCAATGAAGAAGCCCTGCGAATTACCGGGGTAGCGGCTGCCGACATGCTTGGAAAATCTGCCAGCGAGCTGGCCGAACAAAATGACCTGATCCGGGTTTTGATCGAAGAAAAAAATGGCCAGAGCGGAATCAATGCGTCCGGCAGCGCAGCTTCTCTGAAGATCTATGCAGACAATAAAGAAAGTTATTTTGAAAAGGAAATCGTGGATATCACCATTGTTCCGACCGGCGAGCGCGTCAAGAAACTGATCGGCCAGGTGATTCTCCTGAAAAACATTACCCCCTTCAAAGAGCTCGACTTTGCAAAAACCAACTTCATAGCCACCGTTTCCCATGAGCTTAAAACACCCATTTCGTCCATTAAAATGAGTTTGCAGCTACTTGAAAACCAGCACACGGGTTTGCTCAATGATGAGCAGGCGCAACTGCTGACGGGTATCCGCGAGGACAGTGACCGGCTGCTGAAAATTACCGGCGAGCTGCTGAACATGTCGCAGGTAGAAACGGGCAACATTCAGCTGAACATTCAGCAAAGCAGTCCGTACGAGATCCTCCGGTATGCGGCTGATGCAGTAAAAATACCCCTCGAACAAAAACATATCAGTCTGGTGGTACAGACTGACGATGAGCTCCCGCACGTCAAAGCCGACATGGAAAAAACGGCCTGGGTGCTCATCAACTTCCTGACCAATGCAGTCCGGTACTCGCAGGAAGAAAGCCAGATCCGCATACAGGTGACAGATTCCGGGCAGACTATCCGGTTTTCGGTTCAGGACGAAGGCAAGGGGATCGACAGTCGCTATCGCACCAGGATCTTCGACCGCTACTTCCAGGTACCCGGCAGTGCCAAAACCGGAACCGGTCTCGGACTGGCGATCAGCAAGGAATTCATAGAAGCGCAGGGGGGCAGCATCGGGGTTATTAGTGAAATAGGAATGGGCAGTACCTTCTATTTTGAACTTGCGAAGGCGTAG
- a CDS encoding EamA family transporter: protein MWVLWAIGAAVSAALVTVLTKAGLKKVDSSLAFAIQAIFIFCITWAVVAWQGTFSQVKEIETKAWVLLVLAGLATTLSTLFSFKALSMGPASYVTTIERSSLVIAVILSILFLKEKLTWQLAVGGMLIIGGAVLIVMSDSGK from the coding sequence ATGTGGGTACTCTGGGCAATAGGTGCGGCTGTTTCGGCAGCTTTGGTAACAGTTCTGACAAAGGCTGGATTAAAAAAAGTAGATTCGAGCCTGGCATTTGCAATTCAGGCCATTTTCATTTTCTGCATTACCTGGGCCGTCGTGGCCTGGCAGGGTACATTCTCACAGGTGAAAGAAATCGAGACCAAGGCTTGGGTGCTGCTGGTACTGGCGGGGCTGGCCACTACCCTTTCCACGCTATTTTCGTTTAAAGCACTCTCCATGGGGCCCGCCTCCTACGTGACCACCATCGAGCGGTCGTCCCTGGTAATTGCGGTCATTTTATCCATTTTGTTTTTAAAAGAAAAACTTACCTGGCAGCTGGCCGTGGGCGGGATGCTCATTATCGGGGGAGCCGTACTGATCGTGATGTCCGACTCAGGTAAGTAG
- a CDS encoding SRPBCC family protein → METNQKTHLIEIERQFDVDVETLFQAWTEAEHLKKWWHPMGDSLTEVKNDLKEGGVVAYYAGDQGLEISGTYSEVVPNEKLVYSWVWNMSDEGSESGYTLTVQFSSEGEGSKLHVTQDGFSGPELVKPHEEGWQKGLDDLAAYLSGGNNGGNAEAGQSENTEASQNEAPRSQTVTQNDLQDPAVTADRSGGYNESPEQAKVGGG, encoded by the coding sequence ATGGAAACGAACCAGAAAACGCATTTGATTGAAATAGAAAGGCAGTTTGACGTGGATGTTGAAACGCTTTTTCAAGCCTGGACGGAGGCTGAACACCTTAAAAAATGGTGGCACCCGATGGGAGATTCGCTCACTGAGGTGAAAAACGATTTGAAGGAAGGCGGTGTAGTGGCGTACTATGCAGGAGACCAGGGACTGGAAATATCGGGTACTTACAGCGAGGTGGTACCTAATGAAAAGCTGGTGTACTCCTGGGTCTGGAATATGAGCGATGAAGGCTCCGAAAGCGGGTACACACTTACCGTTCAGTTTTCGTCCGAAGGAGAGGGAAGCAAGCTGCATGTGACGCAGGACGGCTTTTCAGGACCCGAGCTGGTGAAGCCACACGAGGAAGGCTGGCAGAAAGGACTGGATGATCTTGCCGCATACCTGTCGGGAGGAAACAACGGCGGGAACGCTGAGGCAGGTCAAAGTGAAAACACGGAGGCAAGTCAGAATGAGGCACCTCGCTCACAAACCGTGACACAGAACGACCTTCAGGATCCGGCAGTGACGGCTGACCGCTCGGGAGGATATAACGAATCGCCGGAACAAGCCAAAGTAGGCGGCGGCTGA
- a CDS encoding MFS transporter — protein MNSLLESQRLRYFSFFYLYIMQGVPGGFALIAVTNYLSARHMDAGTIGTFGALVGLPWAFKFVWGPLVDRFQGSAMGRRRPWILAAQVMAFLASLALLLVGDPVADFRLLVGAFVVHGVFASLQDISVDALAITIVPEEERGRTNALMKIGMVIGQALGSAGLALIIHFGSFRYAVLTQSAVLFLLTLLTFFIKEEAGHARFSFKKLAGTQAATGWMLFPGMVRELARALLVKRSLLLFVSVAAVFVCERLFQRTFALHLIQKLDWTDTSVSVLSGTYGSITAVAVALLGGWLSDRIGALKLLVMVTMMMGAAFVAFSLASTLWIHESFAVGGLMARQTFESLFSIAALPVLMGVCRKSIAAAQFGFYMALSNQADVAGIYLSGPLFKQFPVSVIGLAAGLVIIMAAAMIGMLWQRKFLAAGTQI, from the coding sequence ATGAACTCGCTCCTCGAAAGCCAACGTCTCCGTTACTTTTCTTTCTTCTATCTCTACATCATGCAGGGGGTGCCGGGAGGCTTCGCTTTGATCGCAGTAACCAACTACCTGTCGGCAAGACATATGGATGCCGGTACCATCGGGACTTTCGGGGCGCTGGTAGGACTGCCCTGGGCGTTCAAGTTTGTGTGGGGACCACTGGTCGACCGGTTTCAGGGTTCGGCCATGGGACGCAGGCGGCCATGGATCCTTGCCGCACAGGTAATGGCATTTCTGGCTTCGCTGGCTTTATTGCTCGTCGGCGATCCTGTGGCGGATTTCAGGCTGCTTGTAGGTGCATTTGTTGTTCACGGGGTATTTGCATCCCTGCAGGATATCAGCGTGGATGCACTTGCGATCACCATTGTCCCGGAAGAAGAGCGGGGACGTACCAATGCGCTCATGAAAATCGGGATGGTCATCGGGCAGGCGCTGGGCTCGGCCGGACTTGCGCTGATCATCCATTTTGGAAGCTTCCGCTATGCGGTACTGACCCAGTCGGCCGTATTGTTTCTCCTGACGCTGCTTACATTTTTCATCAAAGAAGAAGCCGGGCATGCGCGTTTTTCATTCAAAAAACTGGCAGGCACACAAGCAGCGACAGGCTGGATGTTGTTTCCGGGCATGGTGAGAGAGCTGGCGCGTGCGCTGCTCGTGAAAAGAAGTCTGCTCCTTTTTGTCTCCGTAGCGGCGGTATTCGTCTGTGAGCGCCTTTTTCAGCGCACCTTCGCACTGCACCTCATCCAGAAGCTGGACTGGACAGATACTTCGGTTTCTGTCCTGAGCGGTACCTACGGGAGCATTACGGCTGTGGCCGTGGCTTTGCTCGGTGGCTGGTTGTCCGACCGGATCGGCGCTCTGAAGTTACTTGTGATGGTGACCATGATGATGGGTGCCGCATTTGTAGCATTCTCACTGGCCAGTACGCTCTGGATACACGAAAGCTTTGCAGTAGGCGGACTGATGGCCAGGCAGACTTTTGAATCCCTCTTCAGCATTGCCGCACTTCCTGTGCTGATGGGCGTATGCCGCAAAAGCATTGCAGCAGCGCAGTTCGGTTTTTACATGGCGCTGAGCAACCAGGCGGATGTGGCGGGCATTTACCTTTCCGGACCCTTATTTAAGCAATTTCCGGTATCTGTAATCGGACTTGCGGCGGGACTGGTGATTATCATGGCGGCTGCAATGATCGGTATGTTATGGCAGCGGAAATTCCTGGCAGCCGGTACCCAAATCTGA
- a CDS encoding DUF421 domain-containing protein: MDWQEIFVNDLDWSFALQILIRTTIMFLVILIFLRLTGKKGVRQLSIFEVAIIIGLGSAAGDPMSNKDQAVLPALLVFATVLGIYRLITWIAAKNERFESVLEGDPIYIIEEGMFILETGEKTFAKDEFFSEMRQEGIEHLGQVRTAILETNGNVSFFYYEDEEVKPGLPVLPKLYNKRSAQVEEAGDYACTYCGHVQHVPHGAQSCSRCRKEEWVKSIRTCRLT, from the coding sequence ATGGATTGGCAGGAAATATTTGTTAATGATCTGGATTGGTCTTTTGCATTGCAGATATTGATCCGCACGACCATTATGTTTTTGGTCATTCTCATTTTTCTGAGGCTGACCGGGAAAAAGGGCGTCAGGCAGCTGTCCATATTTGAGGTGGCAATTATTATAGGTCTTGGATCTGCCGCGGGTGATCCGATGTCCAACAAGGATCAGGCCGTGTTGCCGGCCTTACTGGTATTTGCAACGGTGCTCGGCATTTACAGGCTCATCACCTGGATCGCAGCCAAAAACGAGCGCTTTGAAAGTGTGCTGGAAGGAGATCCCATTTACATTATTGAAGAGGGTATGTTTATCCTTGAAACGGGCGAGAAAACCTTTGCCAAGGATGAGTTTTTCTCGGAAATGCGGCAGGAGGGTATTGAGCATCTCGGGCAGGTCCGCACGGCCATTCTGGAAACAAACGGAAATGTAAGCTTCTTCTACTACGAAGATGAGGAAGTGAAACCGGGCTTGCCGGTACTGCCCAAGCTGTACAACAAACGAAGTGCGCAGGTGGAGGAAGCAGGGGATTATGCCTGTACCTACTGCGGCCATGTGCAGCATGTTCCGCATGGAGCACAAAGTTGCTCACGCTGCCGGAAAGAAGAATGGGTAAAGTCTATCCGTACATGCAGACTGACCTGA